ACCCGGCGGTTGACCAAACCCGTCAAAGCGTCCCGGCGAGCCAGATCATAGAGATCTTCATAAGCCAGCGCCCGCTCCAAGGGGCCCCGCAATTCCATGAAGACATCCTCTTCCCACTTGTAGAAAGGATCGGAGGAGAGGAAAGGCTTTTGGTGAAGAAGCAAAATCCGGTCAACATCCGAGGCGAGCAGGGGGAAATGGTAAAAAAGCCCTACTTCCTCCATAAACCCCTCCGCCGGTGGGGCTGGGCTTGCTTCCAAAAGCTTCTGGGCGCAATCCACCAACCTTTGACGATGGGGGCCGTGATCGGAACAGGTCATATGCATCCGATTGCGGGGTTGATGACGGTATGCCAGAAGATCGTGCTCGAAAAATGCCACCAACCAGGATGAAAAAGTATCGATCATACTGGCCAAATCGAGCTGCTCCCCAAGCTTGCGGTGCAGTTCATAAATCCTGGCCAGCTCTTCATTTTTTCGCCGATAATGGTCCAGTTCCAACACCAGATTCGACGGCGTGCTGGAAATCAGGATCGGCGTGCGATCAATGGTTGAACGGCTTTCCAGATTGACGATAATCCCCATAACGATTCCCCTTTATTAAAAGGGTTCCTCTGACGCGCCTGGTTTCAAATGCGCGCTCTTTACCATGGCTACGTGTTTACTTTTATACGGATTTCCAGCCTGCCTTTTATAAACAGACCTTTTGGTTCTCTGGAAACCCATTGCCAAGAGAGGATGCCATTTTCGTGCCAACCCGAAAGGCCATCCCTCCTGAGCCAACCGTTATTGGACTGATATACATTGTTGATATTTATATGTTTTTACTGATTTAGACTGAATTGTAACCAGGTGTAAGAGAACCCCCATTAACCAATGCCTGGCAACTTCTGCCTGAAGGGGAACGCTTTTTGCCGATGTCACCATTCAATGAGGAGATGGCCGAAGGATGATCGAAAAGCGAATGATACGAATTCTTGTTCAAACGACGAGCTTAAGGCCATTGTTTGATCTTCATTCAAAACCGAAAAATCTGCCACAGAGAACACTGAGGCCACAGAGGAAAAGCATGAAAAACAGCTGAACATTCCGACCACTACCGGGCACGCGTTTTGGCTCGATTTTGGTTTTCTCTGTGTTCTCCGTGTCCTCTGTGGCTAAACGTTTTTTTGTTCGACTCACCTGTTGAACCGGAATTGGTATGAGACGGTGGTGGAGCAAACCATACAGGATGACCCTGTCACGCAAAACGGCCATGGAGTGAGCCAACCCCATGGCCGTTCTGAAAAAAAGATGAAACGATCTGGGAAGACTTAGAGCAGATCCATCACCCGTTCGGAAGCTTGGTTGGCCTGGACCAGCAGGGCAATATTGGCTTGGGAGCGAATATCCTGGCTGGTTTTATCCAACATCGCCTGGGCCATATCGGCATCTTCCACCCGGGATTTGGCGGCGGTCAGGGCTTCAACGGTGCTGCCCAGGTTATTCAGGGTTGATTCCAATCCCGACTGCACCGCGCCCAATTCGGATCGCGCCTGGGAGACGGTCTCCATGTCGGTTTCCAGAGAGGAGATGGCATTTTGTGCCCCAGCCTGGGTGGAAATATCTACCGAAGTGAAGGCATTGCTGAAATCCTGGAAGTTGATGGAGGTCACATCCCCTTCCCCGGTGCCTGTCTGGAGATTGACAGGGGTATTGGAAGCCAGTACGTCGATGCCATTAAAGTTGGTATCGGCGATGATGGAATCGATCTGTTCCTGGATCTGATTGGCTTCGGTCTGGAGCGCTTGGCGGTCGCTGTCATTCAGGGTGGCGTTGGCCGACTGAATGGCCAACTCCTGAAGGCGTACCTGACCATCCTGGATTTGGGCAAGCCCGGCATCGGCCACCTGGACCATGGAGACGCCGTCGTTGGCATTTTGGATGGCTTGATTGTAGCCCCGCACCTGGGTGGAAAAACGGTCGGCGATGGCGAGCAGAGCCGCATTGTCCTGGGCTTGATCTACCTTGAGACCGGTGGAGAGCTTTTGGAAGGTCTCATTCAGGGATTTTTGCACCTGGCTGGTGGAATGAATGAGCCCCTGGCTTGCAGAATTTTGAATGGTAATGGCCATGACCTAACCTCTGTTGGGTTTTTGGTTATTTGAGTGAATGCCACATAGAGCAGAACACGCATTGCCCCTTTAGCATAACACACTACCAAAGGCCACTGGGGAAGTCTACAAAAATATTTCCCTCTCTCTCCTTATCGTCCAGCCCCACCAAGACCTTTAGAAAAAAATCACCTTTTTTGAAAAAAAATGCACCACAAACACAATCAAAGACACAATATCGACGTTTATCGCTGTTTTTGTTGAACTTTTAAAACATCATCCTCCAGGAAAATTATTTCGAAACACCCCAAAATCCACCGATATGAACAACCATCTCCGAATTTTAAGGATTAAGATGACCCGGTTTGGAGGCTTGATCAAAATTTGGCACCAGCCAGGACAAACAATGAGCAAAAGGCCGTGACGACTCACCCCTTCAGAAGAAACGGTGGCAGGCAGAAAAAACCTCCCCCTTGATCCAAGACTTCAGATGACCACCCCCCAGGCAAGCGGATGGATTGCTCAGGAAATGGAGAAAACAAAGAGACCGCGAAAACCATTGCAGATCAAACACAAAAGCCTCCGACCCTTGATTGGATCGGAGGCTTTTGATTGATCAACAAAAGAGTGCTCAGGTAGTGAACATGCGCCACCAACCCATCAACGAACCCCCTTCTCAATGAAAAAATCGCGGTATTGAAAGTCATGGCGGTTGATGTGATCGAAAAGCCACGTCCACATCACTTTGCTGTATTTGACCAGGGATTTATGGTTGCGATCATCGATGTCTGCAGCAAAAGAAGCCAGCTGCTTTTTAAACTTTCCATGCTCCTTTTTTTGCCCTTCCAGACCGGGATAACCATGCTCGGTCAACATCTTTTCCTCATGGTCGAAATGTTCTACCACAAACCGCTTCATACGTCCCACCAGCGCTTGCAAATGCCGCCAGTCAGCCACCTCTGGCGCCCCCCCATCCAGCTTTTCCACCACCTGGGCATACTCCACCACATAGCTCGCCAAGCGCAGATGTTGTTTGTTGAATTCGGCGACACCCACATCCTTCAGCAAGCAGGTATCATCGGGGGAACCCCCAGTACGGCTGGTCATGTTCGGTTATCCTTTCCTTTTGCGTTGATTCCATTTCCGGGAAGCAGGTCGGCTTCTTCCGCTGTTGGACACTGTAACGGGGGAAAAGTTTGAAATATTCGGGCCAGCCGCTTTCCCCAAAGCCAAATTGCATATGACCTGGGCCGTGATCGGCGTCAGCAAAATCCCATTGCGGAAATGACCGGTGGCAAAATAGAGTCCCTGATAAGGCCCCTCACCCAAAATCGGCTCCCCATCTCCCGTAGCAGGCCGCAGCCCGGCCCAGGTATCCACAAGCCGCGCATTTTTAAGGCCTGGCACCAGATCCAGCGCCATCTGACTCACCCGGGCAAGCCCTTCGGTGGTGACCGCCTTGTCATATCCCCGATCCTCCAGGGTGGAGCCCATCAACACCCGACCATCCGCCCGGGGTACGATATAGCCGTTAAAGCCATACACCACATGACGAAAAAGCGGGGGGCGGGTTTCCACCTGGATAATCTGCCCGGACATGGGCTTGACCACAGTCCGCAAGGGGGGAAGCCCGGTCAATCCTGAAGACCAGGCGCCACCAGCCACCACCACCCGTTCCGCAGCCATGGGGCCCTCGTCGGTCTCCACCCCCACCACCCGATCCCCCTGGGACAGAATACCCCGCACCCGCACACCGGTTTTAAAAATACCACCCAGTTTCGCCACGCCTGCTGCCAAGGCTCGGGAAAGGGCCACCGGATCCACCTGATGATCGTCCGGATAAAAGTTGGCTCCGAGAATGTCCGGACTCAAGGCGGGCTCCAGTTTGCGGGCAGATTCTCGATCAAGCACCTCCACTTCCAGCCCCCGCTCGGTCATCCATTCCGCACGCCCCGCCGTCATGCGCCCCTCAGCCGGATCCAGAGCCACCTCCAACACCCCGGAATCCTCATACCCCACAGAGATACCGGTCAACTCTTCAAGCTCCCGGGCATACTCCCGAAAAAGCCCTCTGCTGGCCAAACAAAGTTCCTGAAAGGCCCCTCCCCCGGAAACCTCCGATTGCGCCCCCAAAATGCCCGCAGCTGCTGCTGAAGACTCCGCCCCAGGCAAAGCCCGCTCCAATAGAGTCACCTGAAATCCCGCCTCCAGCAAGCGAAGGCCGCAGGCACACCCCATCACCCCGGCACCAATAATCACAATGTGTTCCAACAGTCCATCTCCTCAAATGCGAAAAAGCGATCCCTTTAAATCAATCCCAAGACAGGTCAACCCCAAGACAGGTCAATCCCAACTTGCGCTCCTGATCATAACCCTGCCATTTTTGTTCCGGAACTGAGCCTGGATCCAGGACACGAAAGCCACAGCTCTGAAAAAAATCGACCACCTGAGGGGATCGGGTGCAGGCAAAAAGAGTCTTCAATCCCCTGCGCCGACCATCCCGTTTGATCCGAAAAACCAACTGCCGACCCACCCCCTCCCCCTGAAAACGCCCCAGGGTGATCAACGAAACCAATTCACCTACGTTGACGTCTGCATAAGGCGCGGTCAACAGACCACACACACCCGCCAAATGGTCGTCACCAAAAAAAGCGCCATACCCCCCAGTCAGCACGTCCAGCATTTCACTCTGGTTACGGGGAAGCAAATATCCCGCCACCTCACCCCGTTGCATAATCGCCGCCATCTCGCTGAAATCGTCAAACCCCAACCGCCGCACCCGGCAATAATGGTGTTTTGAAAAAAACGTTCCACACCCTTCAAATGTAAAAAGCTCCCGGGAAACATCCTCCAACCGACAGAGACTGATCCCCCCCGCCCCGTGGGTCAGTAAATTTTGAATAAAAGCCAGAAGCAGCCCCCGACGGTTTTGGGGGGCCTCCTCGACCAGGGGGGAGAGTTGGCGGGCATTCACATAACTGATCACCTGCCGCCCCGGCGCCTCTTTGAGCCCCCCTTCGGGATCCATGACCAACAGACGGGAGAGACGCAAGGGGGCAATACGACGAGAAACAGCTGACAAAAATTCACTGTAATCAGCCTCCCGAAGCCCCATTCCCAAAAAAGGACGGCGGCTTTCCCACAACGCCCCAAACAGAGCAGGCCCCTCGCACTCCTGGTGCAACCAGCTGTCGGAAGCCATCAAACCGGAGAGCCCTGATTTCAGGCGTTGAGCCGCTTGCCCCACATCCTGAAAAAGAATCAGCCCATGCACCCCCGCAGATGCAAGCTCTTGAAGTCCAAGGGTAAATTTTTGCAAGGAGCGGTTTTCAAGATGGTCGGAGGCAGGCAAGATGAAAGTCAGGGTGGTTCCCTGAAACGCCTTCAAAAAAAAGTTTTTTTCCAAAAGGCCGGGATC
The sequence above is a segment of the Magnetococcales bacterium genome. Coding sequences within it:
- a CDS encoding GGDEF domain-containing protein; translation: MGIIVNLESRSTIDRTPILISSTPSNLVLELDHYRRKNEELARIYELHRKLGEQLDLASMIDTFSSWLVAFFEHDLLAYRHQPRNRMHMTCSDHGPHRQRLVDCAQKLLEASPAPPAEGFMEEVGLFYHFPLLASDVDRILLLHQKPFLSSDPFYKWEEDVFMELRGPLERALAYEDLYDLARRDALTGLVNRRVFEERLGQEMTNAERYGHPLVLAGLDLDHFKSVNDLMGHAEGDQALVLVSKTLSSMIRDSDLLARIGGDEFALILPNTDIKSAEMLMNRLCDGVASLKIQAPGAKPLGVSIGVSAWQAGFTKCSWVEQVDQALYRAKASGRSRVSF
- a CDS encoding flagellin; the protein is MAITIQNSASQGLIHSTSQVQKSLNETFQKLSTGLKVDQAQDNAALLAIADRFSTQVRGYNQAIQNANDGVSMVQVADAGLAQIQDGQVRLQELAIQSANATLNDSDRQALQTEANQIQEQIDSIIADTNFNGIDVLASNTPVNLQTGTGEGDVTSINFQDFSNAFTSVDISTQAGAQNAISSLETDMETVSQARSELGAVQSGLESTLNNLGSTVEALTAAKSRVEDADMAQAMLDKTSQDIRSQANIALLVQANQASERVMDLL
- a CDS encoding hemerythrin family protein yields the protein MTSRTGGSPDDTCLLKDVGVAEFNKQHLRLASYVVEYAQVVEKLDGGAPEVADWRHLQALVGRMKRFVVEHFDHEEKMLTEHGYPGLEGQKKEHGKFKKQLASFAADIDDRNHKSLVKYSKVMWTWLFDHINRHDFQYRDFFIEKGVR
- the thiO gene encoding glycine oxidase ThiO codes for the protein MEHIVIIGAGVMGCACGLRLLEAGFQVTLLERALPGAESSAAAAGILGAQSEVSGGGAFQELCLASRGLFREYARELEELTGISVGYEDSGVLEVALDPAEGRMTAGRAEWMTERGLEVEVLDRESARKLEPALSPDILGANFYPDDHQVDPVALSRALAAGVAKLGGIFKTGVRVRGILSQGDRVVGVETDEGPMAAERVVVAGGAWSSGLTGLPPLRTVVKPMSGQIIQVETRPPLFRHVVYGFNGYIVPRADGRVLMGSTLEDRGYDKAVTTEGLARVSQMALDLVPGLKNARLVDTWAGLRPATGDGEPILGEGPYQGLYFATGHFRNGILLTPITAQVICNLALGKAAGPNISNFSPVTVSNSGRSRPASRKWNQRKRKG
- a CDS encoding GNAT family N-acetyltransferase; the encoded protein is MEKNFFLKAFQGTTLTFILPASDHLENRSLQKFTLGLQELASAGVHGLILFQDVGQAAQRLKSGLSGLMASDSWLHQECEGPALFGALWESRRPFLGMGLREADYSEFLSAVSRRIAPLRLSRLLVMDPEGGLKEAPGRQVISYVNARQLSPLVEEAPQNRRGLLLAFIQNLLTHGAGGISLCRLEDVSRELFTFEGCGTFFSKHHYCRVRRLGFDDFSEMAAIMQRGEVAGYLLPRNQSEMLDVLTGGYGAFFGDDHLAGVCGLLTAPYADVNVGELVSLITLGRFQGEGVGRQLVFRIKRDGRRRGLKTLFACTRSPQVVDFFQSCGFRVLDPGSVPEQKWQGYDQERKLGLTCLGVDLSWD